The sequence CGTCTTGGTCCCGATCCAAATTTCAGTACAACTGCTACGGTCGCTGGCCGAGCGGCCCGTCAGGTTGACGAGCAGCTCGTCGCCGACGGCGAGATCACTGAGCGCGACGCGGCGATCGTTTTTCCAGACGCGGGATTTGTCGTTCATTGGAAATTCGCCGCGCCCGAGGTCCGGCGGCCGATACAGCGCGTCTTTTTGGTTTTTGATGAGCCCTTGTTGGCTTGCCAAGATGAGTTTGTTGTCCGCGAGGAGTGCATGCTCAAGCCGATAGGTGCGTCGGTCGCGCACCAACCGACTAAAGTCGTCCATGATGACGACGGCTCTTGTGAACGCCCCCAGCGCATCTTGATAGAGGTAGAAGTGGTAGCGGGTTTTTAGCGGTAGATCGCCCAAATCGGCTGCCGAGTCGAGATAGCGAATGGAACCATAGGGCGTCATCGTGAAATTGACCAACTCGCCGGTGCGATCCGTGCGGAACTGACCCGATCGACGAATCGCGTCGACCGTCAGCAGTTCGCCCTCGACCAGGTGATGCGAGCCGAACGGAGGAAACAACCCGGGCTTCAATTGATACCACGGCAGTGGCTCGTTCGCGAAATCGGTGCGGTAAGGATACTGCGCAGGCTCCTCCATGCCGGCGCTGACACCGGGCGCTTCGGAATACAGGCTCTCCCCAAAGGCCATGTCCTTGACGGGCCACGCGGGGCTCGCGAACAGACGCACGATGCGGCCTTTGCGAAAACCTTCGAGCAGCAATGCGGGCTGGATGACCCAGCGCACGCCGCTCGTGCCATGGCAATCGGTCGGAACGCTTTGAAACTTCACGACCATCGAGCGTTCGCCGTCCACCGGAGGGTTGTAGGTGCGGAGTTCGGCGTTGGCTACGACCGTGTGGATGTAGCGGTGTTCCGCGGCCCACCGTTGCGGAGCGATGCCTTCGTCCTTGAACAAGGCAGCCAGTCCGGCGGGATCGCCGAAGAGCGTGACGGTGAGCTGTTTGCCATCGACGCGATCGATCCAAGCGGGCAGGCCACGCGCCTTCAGAAAATCCTTGTGCAGGGTGCGTTGGCGTTCGGTTGCGAGTTTTTGCGTTTCCGCGCCGACCCAGAGGTCGCTGCAGAGGTGGTGCTCCGCCGGGGCGGCTGCAAGGTCGAGCAGCAACGAATCGCCAACGGCGATGTCTCGCAAGGGGATCTGTTTATCGCCCTTCCAGACGCGAGTTCGGCTATTCACGAGCAATTCTTCATGACCCGAATCGCTCTCGTCGTGGGAAAGGCACTGCCGAACAACTTCGAGCATGCCCTGGTCGTTGCTTGCGCCCGCGAGATTTATTTTGTCGAGGCGATAGGTAATTCCCGCGGCGGCGAGCCGCGAGTATTCATCCGCCATGAGCGCAACCTGGCTGAAGGCGCCGTTCTGATCTTGGTAGAGAGAGAATTCGAAGCAGGTTCCCAGCGGCAAATCCCGCAGGTCGGCCTCCGCGCCCCGGTATTTGATCACGGCGTAGGGGAGCAATCTGAAATCGACGAGTTCTCCGGTGGTGCTGCTTCGGAATTGCCCGGTTCGATGAACGAAATCGGCTTCGAGCAATTCTCCGCTGCTGCGATGCTCCGAGCCTCGTGGAGGAAACTCGCCGGGCTTCAACCGATACCAAGGGAGCCGGTCGTTGGCAGAATCGGTGCGGTACGGAAGATTCGCATTCGGCGTCGAGGGCGCCGCCGCAATCGCCGCCCGAGCGCCAACCAATAGCAACAGCGCCGGCCAAACCTTCATGATGCCAAAATCTCCGAGACGGGACCCAAACTATCGACGAACCGCTCGCTGTTGACTTCCATTTTTTGCAGCATCGTCAGCATCAAATTGCTCAACCGCGCTTTGTCGTTCTTCGGACGTCCGCAGAGGTCGAGCCATTCGTCATAGTCGAGCTTGTATTTGGCGCCGGGGGGCCGGTTGTAGTCGATGTGTTGGCCATGCTTCAGGCCGAGCCCGCGCCCGCCGGCGAGCAGAATGGGCAGATTGCTATTCGAGTGGCTATGTCCATAGCTCATTCCGCTGCCGAACAGCACCATCGTGCGATCCAGCAGAGGTTCGCCGTCTTCGCGCGAGATTTTGAGTTTTTCGAGGAAATAGCCGAATTGCTGCATGATGAAGGCATCGCTTTTGGCGAGCCGCCCGAGCACTTCAGGATCGCCGCCATGATGCGACAACTGGTGGCGCGATTGCGTGATGCCGATTTCCGGAATCGCCAAGCCGTTCCCCTCGCTGCCGTTCATATACGTGACAACACGGGTCATATCCGTGCGCAGCGCGAGCACGATCAGATCGAACATCGTGCGATAGTATTCGCCGGCCTGTTCCTTGGAAACATTGCGATGGAACGGCGCGCCGTCGACCTTCGGCTTCGGAGTGTCGAGCCAAGAATCGAGCCGCGTGGTGCGCTGCTCGACGTCGCGCACGGAATGGAGATACTCATCGAGCTTGCAGCGATCGTCCTTGCCAAGATCGCGGCGCAAGCTGTTTGCCTCATCCAGAACCGAATCGAGCACGCTGGTGCGCTTCTTGAGATTCTTGCGCTGCGCTTGCACGCCGCCGGTTTCTTCGCCAAACAATCGATCGAAGACATTGCGCGGGTTATCGTCTGCCGGCAACGGCACGCCATCGCGAGAGAAGGCCAAGGTAGTCGAATTATTCGGCTGCCCGGTGCCCGAACTGATCGATAATTCAAGCGACGCAAATCGGGTGTGCTGCGAGGTCACCTCGGCCATCAATTGGTCGCAAGAAACGGTGTTATGATATTGCCGCGCGCTTTGAGCATCGATTTTTGCGCCGGTCAGCCACGTGTCGGCGCAGACGTGTGCCTGCCCGAGGCCGTTTGGGTGGAACAGCCCGCTGAAGATCGTGAAATCCGCGCGATGCGGTTCGAGGGGGCGCAAGGCCTGCGAAAGGTCGAAATCGCGACCCGACTTTGTCACCTGCCAGGTCATGCCATTGACGCCATTGGGAATATAGACGAATACGCTGCGGCGCGGCTTCGAAACCGCGGTCGCGGCATGGAGCGGCGTCATGGCATCGAGCAAGGGGAGCGCCAGGCAAGTTCCCAAGCCACGCAGGAAGTGGCGACGCGGAAGCAACCAGCGCTGAGCTAGGAAATTACTCATAGGCTGCACGATTCCTTGTTTCGCTAGAGATTAAGGCTCGGCCGAAAAACAACTTCCGCTTTTCGAACCCCTCACCCTGCCCTCTCCCGCAAGGGGAGAGGGGCTGCGGAGAAGTTATTTTTCGGCCCAGATCAACGCTTTTGAAAAAGATCGCTAAGCACCAAGTCCTCAACCAGCCCGGCCAACTCGTAGTGGTTCGCTTTACTTGTATCGGCGATCGCAGCGAGCGATTTTCGATCGTCGAACGTCATCTGCCGCCGCAGTGCATAGGTGGCCAGCTTGCCGCTAAAGGCAAGCGCGAACTTGTCGAGGTCGGCCACCATTAACTGTTTCAATTCCGCGGCGCCGGTGAATTTGCGGCCATCGGGGAGTTCGCCGCTCGCGTCGATCTTCGGGTTGGCGCCCGCGCCGTCGAGAACATTTTCCTCATTCCGCCAATGGCCGATCGCATCGTAATGGTCGAAGGCCAAGCCGAGCGGGTCGATCTTTCTATGGCAGGCAAAGCAATTCGCGTTGCTGCGGTGGGCTTCGAGCTTGGCCCGTAGCGAGGTTTTCGGCTGGTTCGGCGGCGTCGGCTTGATCGCGGTCACGTTCGGCGGCGGCGGGGGCGGCGGGTTGCCATAGATCGACTCCAAGATCCATTTACCGCGATGGACCGGGCGATGTCGAGTGCCGTCGGAGGTCAGTTCCAGAATTGCCGCCTGGGTAAGCACTCCGCCGCGATGATCCGCCGGCCGAAGCGCCACACGCGTGAGCGCCTCTCCCTTCACGCCTTCGATTCCATAATGAGCGGCAAGCCGCTCGTTGAGCATCGTCCAATCGGAATCCAAAAACTCGCGCAACGTGAGATGCCGTTCCAATACCGCGCGGAAGAACGAGGTGGATTCGGCCACCATGCTCTTCTCCAAATATTCGTCGTACTCGGGATAGATCTTCTTGTCGGGCTCGAACATGCCGACGCGGCGCAACTGCAGCCATTGCCGCGGAAACGAATCGGCGAATGCCAAAATCTTCGGGTCGCGCATCATCCGCCGCACCTCAACGCGCAGCGTCGCCGGTTCATGAAGCTTTCCCTCCCGGGCGAGCTCGATGAGCCGATCATCGGGCATCGAACTCCAGAGGAAATACGAAAGCCGCGAGGCGAGTTCCCAATCGGTCAGATGCGGCGAAGGAGCCGTCGCCGACCCTTCGACCAAATAGATGAAGTTGTTCGAGCACAACACCGCCAGCAACCCCGTCTTTACCGAGTTTTCGAAGTCGTCGCCCAACTGCTGCGATTGTTCGACGAGCTTCAACAGCCGATCGACCTCCGCCGGCCGCACCGGACGACGATACGCCCGCGTGGCAAACCGCGACAAGATCTCGCGGGCATAGCCGAGGTTTTTCGTCGCCCTGTCGCCCGCGAAAAAGATCGCTCGATGCGCCGGCGGCGGCCACGACTTCTGCACCG is a genomic window of Pirellulales bacterium containing:
- a CDS encoding DUF1592 domain-containing protein, encoding MSWTALICLSGADCQASESGEFSARVQPFLKQHCVKCHGEKKQAGDLRLDVLQTDFGNSRVAGHWSDIMDRLNAGEMPPKKEPRPKPEDVVRIAEWIAQQLTEADAARVAASREKVAFHRLSREEYRNTIRDLLGVTYDATDPAGLPADPDWQGFERIGSVLTLSPTHVEKYLAAAEAVLNEALALGPQPKSDTIRWTAADLRVPGDVAEKLAARGILDRVRADIVPNNGALDARELTITTAGEYRVRVKLSGLRPANGRAARLRLYATDIGRTLFEQDVEAPEDQPVTLEFQTHLPVGTHLIRIVNAVPGPNPEERASRPLGTKPFFLMKARQPWQIKLTDDDFKPIWPTILLDWIEWQGPVQKSWPPPAHRAIFFAGDRATKNLGYAREILSRFATRAYRRPVRPAEVDRLLKLVEQSQQLGDDFENSVKTGLLAVLCSNNFIYLVEGSATAPSPHLTDWELASRLSYFLWSSMPDDRLIELAREGKLHEPATLRVEVRRMMRDPKILAFADSFPRQWLQLRRVGMFEPDKKIYPEYDEYLEKSMVAESTSFFRAVLERHLTLREFLDSDWTMLNERLAAHYGIEGVKGEALTRVALRPADHRGGVLTQAAILELTSDGTRHRPVHRGKWILESIYGNPPPPPPPNVTAIKPTPPNQPKTSLRAKLEAHRSNANCFACHRKIDPLGLAFDHYDAIGHWRNEENVLDGAGANPKIDASGELPDGRKFTGAAELKQLMVADLDKFALAFSGKLATYALRRQMTFDDRKSLAAIADTSKANHYELAGLVEDLVLSDLFQKR
- a CDS encoding DUF1552 domain-containing protein; amino-acid sequence: MSNFLAQRWLLPRRHFLRGLGTCLALPLLDAMTPLHAATAVSKPRRSVFVYIPNGVNGMTWQVTKSGRDFDLSQALRPLEPHRADFTIFSGLFHPNGLGQAHVCADTWLTGAKIDAQSARQYHNTVSCDQLMAEVTSQHTRFASLELSISSGTGQPNNSTTLAFSRDGVPLPADDNPRNVFDRLFGEETGGVQAQRKNLKKRTSVLDSVLDEANSLRRDLGKDDRCKLDEYLHSVRDVEQRTTRLDSWLDTPKPKVDGAPFHRNVSKEQAGEYYRTMFDLIVLALRTDMTRVVTYMNGSEGNGLAIPEIGITQSRHQLSHHGGDPEVLGRLAKSDAFIMQQFGYFLEKLKISREDGEPLLDRTMVLFGSGMSYGHSHSNSNLPILLAGGRGLGLKHGQHIDYNRPPGAKYKLDYDEWLDLCGRPKNDKARLSNLMLTMLQKMEVNSERFVDSLGPVSEILAS